A region of Roseobacter litoralis Och 149 DNA encodes the following proteins:
- a CDS encoding TetR family transcriptional regulator C-terminal domain-containing protein yields MTKTETRIQKKNQAAIMTAGLKVFSQYGFRGSTLDQIAAEAGLSKPNILYYFASKDAIYRALLTRLLDEWLQPIYEIDASGDPVEELLSYARRKLEMSRDYPRESRLFANEVIQGAPRIGDALSGELRRVVNKIAAIIDGWIREGRIQPVDPHHLIFSIWSMTQHYADFDVQVRAILPDQDPFPGAEQHLEDMLRRMLTPQT; encoded by the coding sequence ATGACAAAGACTGAAACGCGCATACAGAAAAAGAATCAAGCAGCCATCATGACGGCTGGATTGAAGGTGTTTTCGCAATACGGATTTCGCGGATCCACTCTGGATCAGATCGCCGCTGAAGCAGGCCTGTCAAAGCCGAACATACTATATTATTTCGCCTCAAAGGACGCGATTTATCGCGCGCTTTTAACGCGTTTGCTGGACGAATGGCTGCAGCCCATTTACGAGATAGATGCCAGCGGGGACCCGGTCGAAGAGCTACTGTCCTATGCCCGCCGCAAGCTTGAGATGAGCCGGGATTACCCGCGTGAAAGCCGCTTGTTTGCCAATGAGGTGATACAGGGCGCGCCGCGCATCGGCGACGCCCTCAGCGGTGAGTTGCGTCGCGTTGTCAACAAGATCGCTGCGATCATCGATGGCTGGATCCGCGAGGGTCGCATCCAGCCCGTAGATCCGCATCACCTGATTTTCTCAATCTGGTCCATGACGCAACACTATGCGGATTTTGACGTTCAAGTGCGCGCCATCCTGCCGGATCAAGACCCGTTTCCGGGGGCCGAGCAGCACCTCGAAGACATGCTCCGGCGGATGCTGACCCCTCAAACCTAA
- the preA gene encoding NAD-dependent dihydropyrimidine dehydrogenase subunit PreA: protein MADLTSEFLGITSPNPFWLASAPPTDKEYNVRRAFEAGWGGVVWKTLGAEGPPVVNVNGPRYGVIHGADRRVLGMNNIELITDRSLEINLEEITRVKKDYPDRAMIVSIMVPCEEQAWKDILPKVEATGADGIELNFGCPHGMSERGMGAAVGQVPEYIEMVTRWCKQYYSKPVIVKLTPNITDVRKPAAAAKRGGADAVSLINTINSIVSVDLDTMSPHPSIDGKGTHGGYCGPAVKPIALSMVSEIARDAETRGMPISGIGGVTTWRDAAEYITMGCGNVQVCTAAMTYGFKVVQEMISGLSQWMDEKGHTDIRDFMGAAIPNTTDWQYLNLNYIAKAQINQADCISCGRCYAACEDTSHQAIAMSEDRVFSVIDEECVACNLCVEVCPVENCITMVPMEQGKVDPRTGKVVEKDYANWTTHPNNPGAVAAE, encoded by the coding sequence ATGGCTGATCTGACTTCGGAATTTCTGGGCATTACGTCCCCCAATCCGTTTTGGCTGGCCTCTGCGCCGCCCACTGACAAGGAATACAACGTGCGCCGCGCCTTTGAGGCGGGGTGGGGCGGTGTCGTGTGGAAAACGCTTGGTGCTGAAGGGCCGCCGGTGGTGAATGTCAACGGCCCGCGCTACGGCGTGATCCACGGTGCCGACCGGCGGGTGCTGGGGATGAACAACATCGAGCTCATCACCGACCGCTCGCTTGAGATCAACCTAGAAGAGATCACGCGCGTGAAAAAGGACTATCCGGATCGCGCCATGATCGTCTCCATCATGGTGCCTTGTGAAGAGCAGGCGTGGAAAGACATTCTGCCCAAGGTCGAAGCGACGGGCGCGGATGGGATCGAGCTGAACTTCGGCTGCCCGCACGGTATGTCAGAGCGTGGCATGGGGGCCGCCGTCGGGCAGGTGCCTGAATACATCGAAATGGTCACGCGCTGGTGCAAACAGTATTACAGCAAGCCGGTGATCGTGAAACTCACGCCCAATATCACCGATGTCCGCAAACCAGCAGCAGCCGCCAAACGCGGTGGGGCGGATGCGGTGTCGCTGATCAACACGATCAATTCCATCGTATCGGTCGACCTCGATACGATGAGCCCGCACCCCTCGATTGACGGTAAGGGCACCCACGGTGGCTATTGCGGCCCGGCTGTGAAACCTATCGCGCTGAGCATGGTGTCCGAGATCGCGCGGGACGCGGAAACCCGCGGCATGCCGATCTCCGGCATCGGTGGGGTCACCACATGGCGCGATGCTGCTGAATATATCACCATGGGCTGCGGCAATGTGCAGGTGTGCACGGCGGCCATGACCTATGGGTTCAAGGTGGTGCAGGAAATGATTTCCGGCCTGTCCCAATGGATGGATGAAAAAGGGCATACGGATATTCGTGACTTCATGGGTGCCGCCATACCAAACACGACAGACTGGCAGTACCTCAATCTCAATTACATCGCCAAGGCGCAGATCAATCAGGCCGATTGCATCAGTTGCGGGCGGTGCTATGCGGCCTGCGAGGATACATCCCATCAGGCCATCGCCATGTCCGAAGACCGGGTGTTCAGCGTCATCGACGAGGAATGCGTCGCCTGCAACCTGTGCGTTGAGGTTTGCCCGGTTGAAAACTGCATCACCATGGTCCCGATGGAGCAGGGCAAGGTCGATCCGCGCACCGGCAAAGTTGTGGAAAAAGACTACGCCAACTGGACCACGCACCCCAACAACCCCGGCGCAGTTGCCGCCGAATAA
- a CDS encoding NAD(P)-dependent oxidoreductase, translated as MISQRTPGIVAERLNAEELAANFADLHAPLEPHEAAVAADRCYFCHDAPCVTACPTEIDIPLFIRQISTGTPEAAAKTIFDQNILGGMCARVCPTEDLCEQACVREMAEGKPVEIGRLQRYATDTLMQRDIHPYTRAAATGKRIAVVGAGPAGLSCAHRLALLGNDVVIYDGHAKPGGLNEYGIAAYKSTDDFAAREVAWLLDIGGITVETGKVLGGDLTLDSLSAQYDAVFLAVGLGGVNALNLEGDDKSGVTDAVSFIETLRQSRDLTKLPVGRNVVVIGGGMTAVDAAVQSKLLGAENVTIAYRRDRAAMSASRYEQDLAASHGVKLMFNVQPVAIHGNGAAAEIELEYTASVDGRLAGTGEKTRVLADQVFRAIGQTLTMDESLETESGKIAVSGAGRTSLDQVWAGGDCAHGGDDLTVTAVAEGRDAAMDIHATLNGSV; from the coding sequence ATGATAAGCCAACGCACACCGGGCATCGTTGCCGAAAGGCTGAACGCAGAAGAGCTGGCCGCAAATTTTGCCGACCTCCACGCGCCCTTGGAGCCACATGAAGCAGCGGTTGCTGCGGATCGCTGTTATTTCTGCCATGACGCGCCCTGCGTGACGGCCTGTCCCACGGAAATCGACATTCCGCTTTTTATACGCCAGATCAGCACGGGCACCCCCGAAGCAGCGGCCAAGACGATTTTTGACCAGAACATACTGGGCGGTATGTGCGCGCGGGTCTGTCCCACGGAAGATCTATGCGAACAGGCCTGCGTGCGCGAAATGGCTGAGGGCAAACCGGTCGAAATCGGGCGTCTGCAACGCTATGCGACCGATACGCTGATGCAGCGCGACATCCACCCCTATACCCGCGCGGCAGCCACTGGAAAGCGGATCGCGGTTGTGGGCGCGGGGCCTGCTGGTCTCTCTTGTGCGCACAGGCTTGCGCTGCTTGGCAATGATGTTGTGATCTATGATGGCCACGCCAAACCGGGCGGTCTGAACGAATATGGGATCGCGGCCTATAAATCCACGGATGATTTTGCGGCCCGCGAGGTGGCTTGGCTGTTGGATATCGGTGGCATCACGGTCGAAACCGGCAAGGTGTTGGGCGGTGATCTGACCCTCGATAGTTTGTCGGCGCAGTATGATGCGGTCTTTCTGGCCGTGGGTCTGGGCGGTGTGAATGCGCTCAACCTTGAGGGGGATGACAAATCCGGCGTCACGGACGCGGTGTCCTTTATCGAAACGCTGCGCCAGTCGCGCGATCTGACCAAGCTGCCTGTGGGCCGCAACGTCGTGGTCATCGGTGGGGGCATGACGGCCGTGGACGCCGCAGTCCAGTCCAAGCTGCTGGGCGCGGAGAATGTCACGATAGCCTATCGGCGCGACCGTGCCGCGATGAGTGCCAGCCGCTACGAACAGGACCTCGCCGCATCCCATGGCGTCAAGCTGATGTTCAATGTGCAGCCGGTCGCCATACATGGCAACGGGGCGGCGGCTGAGATTGAACTGGAATATACCGCATCGGTTGATGGCCGCCTTGCCGGGACCGGTGAAAAGACACGCGTTTTGGCCGATCAGGTTTTCCGTGCCATCGGGCAGACGCTGACGATGGATGAGTCCCTTGAAACCGAGAGCGGCAAAATTGCCGTGTCTGGTGCGGGGCGCACCAGTCTGGACCAGGTCTGGGCCGGCGGCGATTGTGCCCATGGTGGCGATGATCTGACCGTGACTGCCGTAGCCGAGGGACGCGACGCGGCAATGGATATTCATGCAACATTGAACGGGAGCGTATAA